The Methylomonas sp. UP202 DNA window CGGCGCAACATTTCCAGCACCTGGCGATACTCGTAGCCATAAAACTCATGGTTGCCCGCAACGTAGATCACCGGTTTATTCAAAGCCTTCAACCAAGCCACGCCTTGGTCGAAAACGCCAATGTCGCCCGCCGCCACGATAATGTCCGCGTCGGTTTCCGGCGCCGCCTGCTCGCCAAATTCCAAATGCACGTCGGAAAAATAATTGATCAACACAAATTAACTCTTGACTATTGGCGTTGGGTTATAATTTTAAGACCGAGTAAAACGCTTGGTATTTTTCCAAACAACTTCGATTTCTTGCAAAACATTTCTATGTCCATAAGTCCCAGAAAGCACACTCAACAGGTTTTGGTTGGCAACGTCAGAGTCGGCGGCGGCGCTCCGATTGTAGTCCAATCCATGACCAACACGGATACTACCGATGTTGCGGGAAGCGTACAGCAGATTATGGAATTGGCGACCGCCGGGTCGGAATTGGTCAGGATCACCGTCAACACAGAGGAAGCCGCCAAGGCCGTCCCGGACATCGTTAACCAGCTCGAGCAAAAAGGGTTTTCGGTACCGATTATCGGCGACTTCCATTTCAACGGCCACAAATTATTGGAAAAATATCCGGACTGCGCCCAGGCCCTAGCCAAATACCGAATCAATCCCGGCAACGTCGGCAAGGGTAAAGCCCGCGATCCGCAATTCCAACAAATGATCGAATTCGCGATCCAGTACAACAAACCGGTACGGATCGGCGTTAACGGCGGTAGTCTGGATCAGGCGGTGCTAACCCGCTTACTCGATGAAAACCGCCAACTGGCGGAGCCTAAGGAGTTACCGGCCATCACTCGCGAAGCCATCGTGCTATCCGCGTTGGAAAGCGCCGCCAAGGCTCAAGAGCTAGGGCTGGGCAAGGACAAAATCATTCTTTCCTGCAAAATCAGCGATGTGCAGGAATTAATCAGCATTTACCAAGACCTGTCCGAGCGTTGCGACTATGCCTTGCATTTAGGCCTGACCGAAGCCGGCATGGGCTCCAAGGGTATTGTCGCCTCGTCGGCGGCACTGGGTATACTGATGCAACAAGGCATCGGCGATACGATCCGTATTTCGCTAACGCCGGAACCCGGCGCCGCCCGCACCAAGGAAGTTGTCG harbors:
- the ispG gene encoding flavodoxin-dependent (E)-4-hydroxy-3-methylbut-2-enyl-diphosphate synthase, translated to MSISPRKHTQQVLVGNVRVGGGAPIVVQSMTNTDTTDVAGSVQQIMELATAGSELVRITVNTEEAAKAVPDIVNQLEQKGFSVPIIGDFHFNGHKLLEKYPDCAQALAKYRINPGNVGKGKARDPQFQQMIEFAIQYNKPVRIGVNGGSLDQAVLTRLLDENRQLAEPKELPAITREAIVLSALESAAKAQELGLGKDKIILSCKISDVQELISIYQDLSERCDYALHLGLTEAGMGSKGIVASSAALGILMQQGIGDTIRISLTPEPGAARTKEVVVAQEILQTMGFRSFTPMVTACPGCGRTTSDYFQRLAQDIQGYLRDQMPLWKNKYQGVEEMKVAVMGCVVNGPGESKNANIGISLPGTGETPVAPVFEDGVKTVTLKGDNIAGEFQELVERYIESHYSAH